A stretch of DNA from Micromonospora peucetia:
TGGTTCCTGAAGGTGCTCTTCTGGCAGGCCCGGTGGGCGCTGCACCTGAGCATCGACGTGGTGGGCACGGACCCCGACACGGCCCTGCCCGGCCGCCCCGAGCTGGTGCTCTGCCGACATGCCGGCCCGGGCGACTCGTTCATTCTGATCCACGCCCTGGTCAACTGGTTCAACCGGGAGCCGCGGATCGTGCTGAAGGACAGCCTCCAGTGGGATCCGGCGGTCGACGTGCTGCTCAACCGGCTGCCGAACCGCTTCCTCGCGCCTGGCCCGGACGGCCGGGGGTCGGTGACCGAGCAGATCGGGCACCTGGCCCGGGGCCTGGACGACGACGACGCTTTCGTGATCTTTCCGGAGGGCGGCAACTTCACACCCGGTCGCCGGCTGCGGGCCATCGACCGGCTGCGCGGCCTCGGCCTGGAACGGATGGCGCGGCGCGCGGAACGGATGCGGCATGTGCTCGCCCCGCAGCCGGGCGGGCTGCTCGCGGCGCTGGACGCCGCGCCGGACGCCGGGGTGATCTTCGTGGCGCACACCGGCCTGGACCGGATGCTCACCGTCGCCGACGTGTGGCGGGAACTGCCGATGGACAAGCGGATCGTCATGCGCTTCTGGT
This window harbors:
- a CDS encoding 1-acyl-sn-glycerol-3-phosphate acyltransferase, producing the protein MPLPPRWVRRLFLAPGVVLLAFLVVTTLPVWALFAAAVSPLVPGRLRPLRLLWIGCVYLVWDAVALLALFLLWVASGFGWRVRAPAFQRAHYVLAGWFLKVLFWQARWALHLSIDVVGTDPDTALPGRPELVLCRHAGPGDSFILIHALVNWFNREPRIVLKDSLQWDPAVDVLLNRLPNRFLAPGPDGRGSVTEQIGHLARGLDDDDAFVIFPEGGNFTPGRRLRAIDRLRGLGLERMARRAERMRHVLAPQPGGLLAALDAAPDAGVIFVAHTGLDRMLTVADVWRELPMDKRIVMRFWSVPPEEVPTGRQERIDWLFDWWARIDEWIAANRDGAA